From a single Arachis hypogaea cultivar Tifrunner chromosome 3, arahy.Tifrunner.gnm2.J5K5, whole genome shotgun sequence genomic region:
- the LOC112791063 gene encoding CBS domain-containing protein CBSCBSPB3 isoform X2 codes for MSGHIPPAPRRNSVHKRPPPMSNKAVNGITSEPPSKAPSPPPPELDEQERTVRKLRLSKALTIPEGTNVFDACRRMAARRVNAVLLTDSNALLSGIMTDKDIATRVISEGLRTDQTLVSKVMTRNPTFVTSDTLAIDALQKMIQGKFRHLPVVENGEVIAILDITRCLYDAIFRLEKAVEQGSAIAATVEGPNALMDTLREHMFKPSLSTLISEDTKVAFASLADPVYVVSLKMRELRVNSAVVVSQSGTKIQGILTSKDLLMRVVAQNLSPELTLVEKVMTPNPDCATLDTTIVDALHMMHKGKFLHLPVVDRDGYVAACLDVLQITHAAISLVESSTGAANDVANTIMQKFWDSALSLEPPEDSDTHSELSSHMTADGTERGKSPVQHIDLGNTFSFKLEDLNGHVHRFNCGTEHLDELVSIAMQRVELNDEEQRPTILYEDDEGDRIILATDHDLATAVGYARSSGAKAVKLHLVLGNPTKSEPRPPQSDTTTTTTTVTQTRSSSLSMRSGIVAGAIAVTSVGVFVYLRSCRK; via the exons atgagcGGTCACATTCCTCCTGCTCCGAGGAGGAACAGTGTGCACAAACGGCCTCCGCCAATGTCGAACAAGGCCGTAAACGGAATCACAAGCGAACCTCCTAGCAAGGCTCCTTCTCCGCCTCCTCCTGA GCTTGATGAGCAAGAAAGGACAGTGAGGAAGCTTAGATTGTCGAAAGCCCTCACGATACCCGAGGGGACTAACGTTTTTGATGCATGTAGACGCATGGCGGCTCGGCGAGTTAATGCTGTTTTGTTGACTGATTCGAATGCTTTGCTTTCGGGAATCATGACTGACAAG GACATTGCTACTAGAGTTATATCTGAGGGTTTACGAACAGATCAGACGCTAGTGTCAAAAGTGATGACTAGGAATCCCACATTTGTGACATCAGATACTCTGGCGATTGATGCCCTTCAGAAGATGATCCAAG GTAAATTTCGGCACCTCCCTGTTGTGGAAAATGGAGAAGTCATTGCCATATTGGATATCACTAGATGTCTTTATGATGCCATATTTAGGCTGGAGAAGGCTGTTGAGCAGGGGAGCGCTATTGCTGCCACAGTTGAAG GTCCAAATGCTTTGATGGATACACTGAGAGAGCACATGTTCAAGCCTTCCCTATCAACTCTAATAAGTGAAGATACAAA GGTTGCTTTTGCATCGTTAGCAGATCCTGTCTACGTAGTTTCATTAAAGATGCGGGAGTTGCGTGTTAATTCGGCAGTTGTTGTGTCACAGTCAGGAACCAAGATTCAAGGAATATTGAC TTCAAAGGATCTCCTTATGCGTGTTGTGGCCCAAAATCTTTCTCCTGAGTTGACTCTAGTGGAAAAG GTGATGACTCCAAACCCAGATTGTGCCACCCTAGACACAACAATTGTTGACGCACTGCATATGATGCATAAAGGGAAGTTCTTGCATCTTCCTGTTGTAGACAGAG ATGGATATGTGGCTGCTTGTTTGGATGTTTTGCAGATAACTCATGCAGCGATTTCCTTG GTTGAGAGTAGCACTGGAGCTGCTAATGATGTAGCGAATACAATTATGCAAAAGTTTTGGGACTCGGCTCTTTCTTTAGAGCCACCAGAAGATTCTGACACTCATAG TGAACTTTCTAGCCACATGACAGCAGATGGCACAGAGAGAGGGAAGTCTCCTGTGCAACACATAGACTTAGGAAACACATTTTCCTTTAAACTTGAGGATCTCAATGGTCATGTGCATCGATTCAACTGTG GTACCGAACATCTAGATGAGCTTGTATCCATAGCCATGCAGAGAGTTGAACTTAATGACGAAGAACAACGCCCTACAATATTG TACGAGGATGATGAAGGTGATAGAATTATTCTAGCAACGGATCATGATCTTGCTACTGCTGTCGGCTATGCTAGATCTTCAGGAGCGAAG GCTGTAAAGTTGCATTTGGTGTTAGGCAATCCAACCAAATCAGAACCACGACCACCACAATCTGATACAACAACAACTACTACAACAGTAACACAGACTCGTAGTTCTTCTCTTTCCATGCGATCTGGTATTGTTGCAGGTGCGATTGCTGTAACTAGCGTTGGTGTGTTTGTCTACTTAAGGAGCTGCAGAAAGTGA
- the LOC112791063 gene encoding CBS domain-containing protein CBSCBSPB3 isoform X1: MSGHIPPAPRRNSVHKRPPPMSNKAVNGITSEPPSKAPSPPPPELDEQERTVRKLRLSKALTIPEGTNVFDACRRMAARRVNAVLLTDSNALLSGIMTDKDIATRVISEGLRTDQTLVSKVMTRNPTFVTSDTLAIDALQKMIQGKFRHLPVVENGEVIAILDITRCLYDAIFRLEKAVEQGSAIAATVEGVECQYGPNALMDTLREHMFKPSLSTLISEDTKVAFASLADPVYVVSLKMRELRVNSAVVVSQSGTKIQGILTSKDLLMRVVAQNLSPELTLVEKVMTPNPDCATLDTTIVDALHMMHKGKFLHLPVVDRDGYVAACLDVLQITHAAISLVESSTGAANDVANTIMQKFWDSALSLEPPEDSDTHSELSSHMTADGTERGKSPVQHIDLGNTFSFKLEDLNGHVHRFNCGTEHLDELVSIAMQRVELNDEEQRPTILYEDDEGDRIILATDHDLATAVGYARSSGAKAVKLHLVLGNPTKSEPRPPQSDTTTTTTTVTQTRSSSLSMRSGIVAGAIAVTSVGVFVYLRSCRK; encoded by the exons atgagcGGTCACATTCCTCCTGCTCCGAGGAGGAACAGTGTGCACAAACGGCCTCCGCCAATGTCGAACAAGGCCGTAAACGGAATCACAAGCGAACCTCCTAGCAAGGCTCCTTCTCCGCCTCCTCCTGA GCTTGATGAGCAAGAAAGGACAGTGAGGAAGCTTAGATTGTCGAAAGCCCTCACGATACCCGAGGGGACTAACGTTTTTGATGCATGTAGACGCATGGCGGCTCGGCGAGTTAATGCTGTTTTGTTGACTGATTCGAATGCTTTGCTTTCGGGAATCATGACTGACAAG GACATTGCTACTAGAGTTATATCTGAGGGTTTACGAACAGATCAGACGCTAGTGTCAAAAGTGATGACTAGGAATCCCACATTTGTGACATCAGATACTCTGGCGATTGATGCCCTTCAGAAGATGATCCAAG GTAAATTTCGGCACCTCCCTGTTGTGGAAAATGGAGAAGTCATTGCCATATTGGATATCACTAGATGTCTTTATGATGCCATATTTAGGCTGGAGAAGGCTGTTGAGCAGGGGAGCGCTATTGCTGCCACAGTTGAAGGTGTTGAATGCCAATATG GTCCAAATGCTTTGATGGATACACTGAGAGAGCACATGTTCAAGCCTTCCCTATCAACTCTAATAAGTGAAGATACAAA GGTTGCTTTTGCATCGTTAGCAGATCCTGTCTACGTAGTTTCATTAAAGATGCGGGAGTTGCGTGTTAATTCGGCAGTTGTTGTGTCACAGTCAGGAACCAAGATTCAAGGAATATTGAC TTCAAAGGATCTCCTTATGCGTGTTGTGGCCCAAAATCTTTCTCCTGAGTTGACTCTAGTGGAAAAG GTGATGACTCCAAACCCAGATTGTGCCACCCTAGACACAACAATTGTTGACGCACTGCATATGATGCATAAAGGGAAGTTCTTGCATCTTCCTGTTGTAGACAGAG ATGGATATGTGGCTGCTTGTTTGGATGTTTTGCAGATAACTCATGCAGCGATTTCCTTG GTTGAGAGTAGCACTGGAGCTGCTAATGATGTAGCGAATACAATTATGCAAAAGTTTTGGGACTCGGCTCTTTCTTTAGAGCCACCAGAAGATTCTGACACTCATAG TGAACTTTCTAGCCACATGACAGCAGATGGCACAGAGAGAGGGAAGTCTCCTGTGCAACACATAGACTTAGGAAACACATTTTCCTTTAAACTTGAGGATCTCAATGGTCATGTGCATCGATTCAACTGTG GTACCGAACATCTAGATGAGCTTGTATCCATAGCCATGCAGAGAGTTGAACTTAATGACGAAGAACAACGCCCTACAATATTG TACGAGGATGATGAAGGTGATAGAATTATTCTAGCAACGGATCATGATCTTGCTACTGCTGTCGGCTATGCTAGATCTTCAGGAGCGAAG GCTGTAAAGTTGCATTTGGTGTTAGGCAATCCAACCAAATCAGAACCACGACCACCACAATCTGATACAACAACAACTACTACAACAGTAACACAGACTCGTAGTTCTTCTCTTTCCATGCGATCTGGTATTGTTGCAGGTGCGATTGCTGTAACTAGCGTTGGTGTGTTTGTCTACTTAAGGAGCTGCAGAAAGTGA